From Deltaproteobacteria bacterium, the proteins below share one genomic window:
- a CDS encoding response regulator — protein sequence MKKGRILIVDDEIFLVETLKDRLEFVGYEVLTAENGAEALTKLQAPHPVDLILMDCMMPVMDGLQATQLIKGHEKLKKIPVIFLTARARKEDREEAFRAGADDYLAKPFETDDLLKMIEKWIKK from the coding sequence ATGAAAAAAGGTCGTATCCTGATCGTCGACGATGAGATTTTTCTGGTAGAAACACTGAAGGACCGCCTGGAGTTTGTCGGTTATGAGGTTTTAACAGCCGAAAATGGTGCCGAGGCCTTGACCAAACTCCAAGCGCCCCATCCTGTCGATCTGATCCTGATGGATTGCATGATGCCGGTCATGGATGGGCTTCAAGCGACCCAACTGATCAAGGGACATGAAAAATTAAAAAAAATCCCTGTCATTTTCCTCACCGCGCGTGCCCGCAAGGAAGACCGTGAAGAGGCGTTTCGGGCCGGCGCCGACGACTACCTCGCAAAACCTTTTGAAACAGACGATCTGCTCAAAATGATAGAAAAGTGGATCAAGAAGTAG